A region of uncultured Carboxylicivirga sp. DNA encodes the following proteins:
- a CDS encoding MotA/TolQ/ExbB proton channel family protein, with amino-acid sequence MNLLLFIQSTAENLADVNLEEGAEQSMNYIEMAMKGGWIMIPLLLLSVVSVYIFFERYMAIKKASREDDGFMNKIKDYIHDGKIDSAIALCQSHDFPISRMIEKGITRIGRPLNDVNTAIENVGNLEISRLEKSLPTLATVAGGAPMIGFLGTVIGMIRAFYDMANAGNNIDVSLLSSGIYTAMVTTVTGLVIGIIAYFAYNILVAKVEKVVFKMEARTMEFMDLLNEPAH; translated from the coding sequence ATGAATTTATTACTATTTATACAGTCAACAGCCGAGAATCTTGCTGATGTAAACCTCGAAGAGGGAGCAGAACAAAGCATGAATTACATTGAGATGGCCATGAAAGGTGGATGGATTATGATTCCACTGCTTTTATTATCGGTTGTTTCGGTATATATCTTTTTTGAGCGCTATATGGCTATTAAAAAGGCTTCGAGAGAGGATGACGGATTTATGAATAAAATCAAGGATTATATCCATGATGGTAAAATCGATTCTGCTATTGCCTTATGCCAGTCGCATGATTTTCCTATTTCCAGAATGATCGAAAAAGGAATTACACGTATTGGTCGTCCATTAAATGATGTAAATACGGCCATCGAGAATGTAGGTAACCTCGAAATTAGCCGATTAGAAAAGAGTCTGCCAACTTTGGCAACAGTTGCCGGTGGAGCTCCTATGATTGGTTTCCTTGGTACCGTAATTGGTATGATCCGTGCCTTTTATGACATGGCTAATGCAGGCAATAATATTGATGTGAGTCTACTTTCATCAGGTATCTATACTGCAATGGTAACTACTGTGACTGGTTTGGTAATTGGTATCATTGCTTATTTTGCCTATAATATTTTGGTGGCTAAAGTTGAAAAGGTTGTCTTTAAAATGGAAGCGCGTACCATGGAGTTTATGGATCTGTTGAATGAACCAGCTCACTAA
- a CDS encoding biopolymer transporter ExbD, with product MTLKRRTKISASFSMSSMTDIVFLLLIFFMITSTMVHPNAIKLLIPKKSTKKVVVDTYLNVRVTASGRFVVDGKWMGSDQVEGSLTRLFARNDNSIIRLQTDANASTGDAARVLDIAESNGVKVILDIR from the coding sequence ATGACTTTAAAGCGAAGAACAAAAATAAGTGCCAGTTTCAGCATGTCGTCCATGACCGACATTGTGTTTTTATTGCTGATCTTTTTTATGATCACATCAACAATGGTGCATCCTAATGCAATCAAACTGTTGATCCCCAAGAAAAGCACAAAGAAGGTCGTTGTAGATACCTATCTAAATGTGAGGGTAACGGCATCAGGCCGATTTGTGGTAGATGGAAAATGGATGGGTAGTGATCAGGTGGAAGGCAGTCTGACCCGATTATTTGCTCGAAACGATAATTCAATTATTCGTTTGCAAACAGACGCTAATGCTTCAACAGGCGATGCTGCCCGGGTACTGGATATTGCTGAATCGAATGGTGTAAAAGTAATCTTGGATATCAGGTAA
- a CDS encoding biopolymer transporter ExbD — MGLKKRSKVESGFSMSSMTDIVFLLLIFFMITSTLVTPVANKNLSLPKSDHQVSAKPNTTISVTADQEYFVQGEKVSFWQIEKKLQEILADSPEMYVALHVDESVPFSVVGKIRDIAIRNKYKLILATQAK, encoded by the coding sequence ATGGGACTGAAAAAAAGAAGTAAGGTTGAATCAGGTTTCAGTATGTCATCGATGACTGACATCGTGTTTCTGTTGTTGATATTCTTTATGATCACATCAACCCTGGTGACTCCTGTTGCTAATAAAAACCTGTCTTTGCCTAAGAGTGATCATCAGGTGTCGGCCAAGCCCAATACTACTATTTCGGTAACAGCTGATCAGGAATATTTTGTACAGGGTGAAAAGGTTTCTTTCTGGCAGATAGAAAAGAAATTACAGGAAATATTAGCTGATAGTCCTGAAATGTATGTTGCTTTACATGTTGATGAATCGGTACCTTTTTCGGTAGTTGGTAAGATACGGGATATTGCTATCCGCAATAAATATAAGTTGATTTTGGCCACACAAGCCAAGTAA
- a CDS encoding TonB family protein: protein MDEKNKRYGVIGTTVFHSLLLLFLIFFGLSSLPKGEEGILVSFGDTVLGQGPEEPKESEAVKQEQVTPPPVKTPEPTQPDPIKEDIKTQDYDDAPVVKSEAQKQKEKEEKERLDKERKEREEQEKIRQAELERQRQEEAERKRIEEEERKRQEELDRQAAEARDKVKGAFGKGTGDNTSEGNTGGTGNQGQTTGGNTTNRTGSGKGNSGNGFDLTGRSLVGGLPKPTYNIQEEGIVVVEITVDRNGNVINAVPILRGSTTQNNYLQSKAIEAAKKAKFNADKEAAAYQKGTITYHFVLD from the coding sequence ATGGATGAGAAAAACAAACGATACGGTGTAATTGGTACAACAGTATTTCATTCTTTACTGTTGTTGTTCCTGATTTTCTTCGGGCTGTCTTCTTTGCCCAAAGGAGAAGAGGGCATACTGGTGAGTTTTGGAGATACAGTATTGGGTCAAGGGCCTGAGGAGCCAAAAGAATCTGAGGCTGTAAAGCAGGAGCAGGTAACACCACCGCCCGTTAAAACACCGGAACCCACCCAACCGGATCCGATAAAAGAAGATATCAAAACACAGGATTATGATGATGCTCCTGTTGTAAAATCGGAAGCTCAAAAGCAAAAAGAGAAAGAAGAAAAGGAACGTTTGGATAAAGAGCGTAAAGAACGCGAAGAGCAGGAAAAGATTCGTCAGGCTGAATTGGAGCGTCAACGACAAGAAGAGGCTGAGCGAAAGCGAATAGAGGAAGAAGAGCGCAAGCGTCAGGAAGAGCTGGACCGACAGGCGGCTGAAGCACGAGATAAAGTGAAAGGAGCCTTTGGTAAAGGAACAGGTGATAATACCTCTGAAGGTAATACTGGTGGCACTGGTAATCAGGGGCAGACAACAGGTGGAAATACTACTAACCGAACCGGCTCAGGAAAAGGTAATTCCGGTAATGGATTCGATTTAACAGGTAGGAGTCTGGTTGGAGGATTGCCAAAGCCGACATACAATATTCAGGAAGAAGGAATTGTTGTGGTTGAAATAACGGTAGATCGCAATGGTAATGTGATAAATGCAGTACCTATTCTGAGAGGTTCAACAACCCAAAATAATTACTTGCAGAGTAAGGCTATCGAAGCTGCAAAAAAGGCAAAATTTAATGCTGATAAGGAAGCTGCTGCCTATCAAAAAGGAACCATTACTTATCATTTTGTTTTGGATTAA
- a CDS encoding sulfite exporter TauE/SafE family protein, translating to MDISVINILLLILAGLFAGFINTLAGSGSLITLPMLMFLGLSPHQANATNRVAIFIQNIVAVRNFRKQKILDYKSNLYLVLPALVGSLAGALFSINISEQALNYFIGALLFVMFFVILFKPDKWVKEQAGQIEGKPTYWQLVIFFLIGFYGGFIQAGVGFFLLAGLVLGVGYNLIQANAVKVLIVLCYTAIALIVFIWAGHINYLYGFILSAGNATGAFIASRYAKQIGVKPIRYILLVAVMLAAMKVLGVFELRF from the coding sequence ATGGACATTTCAGTTATTAATATTCTTCTTCTAATCCTTGCTGGCCTATTTGCGGGTTTTATCAATACCCTTGCCGGAAGCGGATCCTTGATAACTCTGCCCATGTTGATGTTTCTGGGATTAAGTCCTCACCAGGCGAATGCCACCAACCGGGTGGCCATATTTATTCAGAATATTGTTGCTGTCCGTAATTTTCGAAAACAAAAGATACTGGATTATAAGAGTAACCTTTATTTAGTTTTACCGGCATTGGTTGGATCACTTGCCGGAGCTTTGTTTTCCATCAACATCAGCGAACAGGCTTTGAATTACTTTATCGGCGCCTTATTGTTTGTCATGTTTTTTGTTATTCTGTTTAAACCAGACAAATGGGTAAAAGAACAAGCCGGACAGATTGAAGGAAAACCTACTTACTGGCAACTGGTCATTTTCTTTTTAATTGGTTTCTATGGTGGATTTATACAAGCTGGAGTTGGCTTCTTTCTCCTTGCCGGATTGGTTTTGGGAGTTGGTTATAATCTGATTCAGGCCAATGCTGTAAAAGTTTTAATAGTCTTATGCTACACAGCAATAGCATTAATTGTATTTATCTGGGCCGGGCATATTAATTACTTATATGGATTCATACTTTCAGCAGGAAACGCAACAGGAGCTTTTATTGCATCGAGGTATGCAAAACAGATTGGCGTAAAACCAATACGTTATATCCTTTTAGTTGCTGTTATGCTGGCTGCAATGAAAGTATTAGGCGTGTTTGAATTGCGTTTTTAA
- a CDS encoding GLPGLI family protein, with product MRRSYLLLTTFLLIISSYKPSAQTQNGVVITDKAEYIATYRYEYQEDSTNIESRKQKEMCLLIGKISSQFAHNSIFKMDSMFFYCPDINNPESGLKIGKQIVKNSYSYHTKYRIVKTKNSRRSDLYEVMSGKYYHLPEEITFNWQLVNQPDTFITYYICKEARTTFRGRHYRAWYTLSIPISDGPYKFKGLPGMIVRIEDIEKEHCFTLTSFEKINYDKSIYVWNKKFIKIDAKQYLALKHNETLESINKYGNNQFVNLTPEKRGSVQAKIASRNNLLEKQ from the coding sequence ATGAGAAGATCATATCTATTACTTACGACTTTTCTACTAATTATAAGTTCTTACAAACCTTCTGCTCAAACCCAAAATGGAGTTGTAATAACCGATAAAGCGGAATACATAGCTACTTACCGCTACGAATATCAGGAAGACTCAACAAATATTGAAAGTCGTAAACAAAAAGAAATGTGCCTGTTGATTGGCAAAATAAGTTCTCAGTTTGCCCATAATAGCATATTTAAAATGGATTCCATGTTTTTTTACTGTCCCGATATTAACAATCCGGAAAGCGGACTTAAAATAGGAAAACAAATAGTAAAGAATAGTTATAGTTATCATACAAAATACCGTATTGTCAAAACAAAAAACAGTCGTCGTAGCGATTTATATGAAGTGATGTCTGGCAAATATTATCATTTGCCCGAAGAAATAACGTTTAATTGGCAACTGGTCAATCAACCCGATACTTTTATAACCTATTACATCTGCAAAGAAGCACGAACAACATTTAGGGGTCGACATTACCGGGCCTGGTATACATTATCAATTCCCATTAGCGATGGACCTTACAAATTCAAAGGGCTACCCGGTATGATTGTAAGAATAGAAGACATAGAAAAAGAGCATTGTTTTACTCTTACCTCATTTGAAAAAATAAACTACGACAAGTCTATTTATGTATGGAATAAAAAATTTATAAAAATAGATGCAAAACAGTATCTGGCCTTAAAACATAACGAGACTTTAGAAAGCATCAATAAATACGGAAATAATCAGTTCGTCAATTTAACTCCGGAGAAAAGGGGAAGTGTTCAAGCCAAAATTGCAAGTAGAAATAATTTGCTTGAAAAACAATAA
- the glyA gene encoding serine hydroxymethyltransferase — protein MKRDTVIFDLIKKEYDRQKNGIELIASENFVSEQVMEAQGSCLTNKYAEGYPGKRYYGGCQVVDQTEQLAIDRACELFGAEYANVQPHSGAQANAAVFFACLQPGDTFMGLDLAHGGHLTHGSPVNFSGVTYHAISYHVKEETGMVDYDEMETLAREQKPKMIIAGASAYSREWDYARMRRLADEIGALLLCDMAHPAGLIAKGKLNNPVEHCHIVTTTTHKTLRGPRGGMILMGKDYENPFGIKTPKGETKMMSAVLDFAVFPGQQGGPLEHVIAAKAVAFGEALSDDYGVYIEQVQKNAQAMAAEFIKKGYKIISGGTDNHLMLIDLRTKFPDITGKQVENTLVKADITINKNMVPFDSRSPFTTSGIRVGTSAITTRGLKEADMVTIVDFIDEVISNIDNEEVIAGVCKKVNALMADKPMFAW, from the coding sequence ATGAAAAGAGATACAGTCATCTTTGACCTGATCAAAAAAGAATACGATCGTCAAAAAAACGGTATTGAATTAATTGCTTCCGAAAACTTTGTGAGCGAGCAGGTAATGGAAGCACAAGGTTCGTGTTTAACCAACAAATACGCCGAAGGATACCCGGGCAAACGTTACTACGGAGGTTGTCAGGTGGTTGATCAAACCGAGCAATTGGCTATTGACAGAGCATGCGAACTATTTGGAGCAGAATATGCCAACGTTCAACCACACTCGGGGGCACAAGCTAATGCTGCAGTATTTTTTGCTTGTTTACAACCAGGCGATACTTTTATGGGATTGGATCTGGCTCATGGCGGTCACCTTACACATGGTTCACCTGTTAACTTTTCGGGTGTTACCTACCACGCTATCTCATACCATGTAAAAGAAGAAACCGGAATGGTTGATTACGATGAGATGGAAACATTGGCCCGCGAACAAAAACCAAAGATGATTATTGCCGGTGCTTCTGCTTACTCACGCGAATGGGATTACGCCCGTATGCGTCGTTTGGCTGATGAGATTGGTGCTTTATTGCTTTGCGATATGGCTCACCCAGCCGGACTAATTGCCAAAGGTAAATTAAACAACCCGGTTGAGCATTGCCACATTGTTACAACCACTACACATAAAACACTTCGCGGACCTCGCGGCGGTATGATTCTGATGGGTAAAGATTACGAGAACCCATTTGGTATTAAAACACCAAAAGGTGAAACCAAAATGATGAGCGCCGTATTGGATTTCGCTGTTTTTCCTGGTCAGCAAGGTGGACCACTGGAACACGTGATTGCAGCTAAAGCCGTTGCTTTTGGCGAAGCTTTATCTGATGACTATGGTGTTTATATTGAGCAGGTTCAGAAGAATGCACAAGCCATGGCCGCAGAGTTTATTAAAAAAGGATATAAAATTATTTCAGGTGGAACAGATAATCACCTGATGTTGATCGACCTGAGAACGAAGTTCCCTGATATTACAGGTAAGCAAGTTGAAAATACATTGGTTAAAGCAGATATCACCATCAACAAAAACATGGTGCCTTTCGACAGTCGTTCACCATTTACAACTTCGGGTATACGTGTGGGTACTTCTGCTATAACAACTCGTGGATTAAAAGAAGCTGATATGGTTACCATTGTTGATTTTATCGACGAGGTTATCTCTAATATCGACAACGAAGAAGTAATTGCAGGTGTTTGCAAAAAAGTAAATGCTTTGATGGCTGATAAGCCAATGTTTGCATGGTAA